Proteins found in one Helicobacter sp. NHP19-003 genomic segment:
- a CDS encoding UDP-2,3-diacylglucosamine diphosphatase, whose protein sequence is MPRLKASFPTILENALFIADAHHQQGMADLPDFLEQLRANPPSQLFLMGDLFQIFVGSIKHTHAPHILEQIESLSRQTPVFYFEGNHDLGLSGVAQLKNTTIYPRSAQPVIFSHKDKLYALAHGDLFLGFGYGLYIRLLANPLSLKILGLLAHIKPLYTAISTPIYAKRIRTYPQNALDFTHFAKARLERYAKQSPQPLSGVIEGHFHIGRIYQDSMYVSLPSFYCTKEVTKLSEGSLVVCPALS, encoded by the coding sequence TTGCCACGACTGAAAGCATCATTCCCCACAATCCTAGAAAATGCCCTATTCATTGCCGATGCCCACCACCAACAGGGCATGGCTGACTTGCCTGACTTTTTAGAACAGCTAAGGGCAAACCCACCTAGCCAACTTTTTTTAATGGGCGATCTTTTCCAAATTTTTGTGGGGAGCATTAAACACACCCACGCCCCCCATATTCTAGAACAGATCGAGAGTTTGAGTCGACAAACCCCCGTCTTTTACTTTGAAGGCAATCACGATTTGGGCTTAAGCGGTGTAGCCCAGCTCAAAAACACGACAATTTACCCTAGAAGTGCACAGCCGGTCATTTTTAGCCACAAGGATAAACTCTACGCCCTAGCGCATGGGGATTTGTTTTTGGGCTTTGGCTATGGCTTGTATATCCGCTTGCTTGCAAACCCTTTAAGCCTTAAAATCTTAGGGCTGTTGGCCCACATCAAGCCCCTTTACACCGCCATAAGCACCCCCATTTACGCCAAAAGGATTAGAACCTACCCCCAAAATGCCCTAGATTTCACCCATTTTGCCAAAGCGCGCCTAGAACGCTATGCAAAGCAAAGCCCACAGCCCTTAAGCGGTGTGATTGAAGGGCATTTTCACATTGGGCGCATTTATCAAGACTCAATGTATGTGTCTTTGCCCTCGTTTTACTGCACTAAAGAGGTTACAAAATTAAGCGAGGGGAGTTTAGTGGTTTGCCCCGCCTTGAGCTGA